A DNA window from Planctomycetota bacterium contains the following coding sequences:
- a CDS encoding ATP-binding protein yields the protein MVPNSEVLTRHEELTLEECDREPIHVPGLIQPHGILLAVERNGLVRQASANAMTILGQQEVVGRDIADLLVGDVDLDRAIRSTSPVRLGELVLHDQPMDVLAHCTSDDPDGLVIVELIVSDRSGGVDASLAIDELRTLMMSVQSARDDIGLFQAVARQVQRVTGFDRAMIYRFDEELNGSIIAEAISPGKEEELGSFLGLNYPATDIPRQAHRLYLQNWIRLIPDMGYAPVPLIGHEVEGRSKLDLSNALLRSVSPIHIEYLQNMGVSATLTISLPDQRHAESGPERLWGLVACHHYGGPRLMDAARLSVCELIGRQVSSTIAMRRIRQQSDLLAKRRGIQQAVISVTNAALEKSVKLTEALLRDDASILRLVDAAGAAAVGSSGIVSTGSVPSDKALRAIAVHARSKVAAAVGDDAIFVTDRLTLEEPSLADEEEVRQLASGVLAMPLSTDGTLLVWVRPEQVHTVNWGGDPNNKATRDIEGRLSPRKSFDRWQEEVRGRSEPWSPEDVASVRELRRALVDIVVRHFEDLTSLNEQLEVSNSELTRFAYAAGHDLREPIRGINSLASFTLEDFGEQLDSEVLDRLKTIQKLTVRTDGLMSSLLRYAKLGQSRLRRASFSYREVVSEVVETLDVRIRETNATVQVADVLPNIRADRERVYEVVQNLVVNAMKYVSDVDPIIEIGRVKRAAAIAAADTDSARAEANAVGGRHVFFVRDNGIGIPVAQREDVFRIFRRLHSRDAFGGGSGAGLTISKQAVERHGGRMWITGRPDGEQGTTVWFTLEG from the coding sequence GTGGTACCGAATTCCGAGGTCCTGACGCGACACGAAGAGTTGACACTCGAGGAGTGTGACCGCGAGCCGATCCACGTTCCGGGCCTCATCCAGCCGCATGGCATTTTGCTGGCTGTCGAAAGAAACGGTCTGGTCCGACAAGCATCGGCCAACGCGATGACGATCCTGGGTCAGCAGGAAGTCGTCGGCCGCGACATCGCAGACTTGCTCGTCGGCGACGTCGACCTCGACCGGGCGATCCGGAGCACCTCGCCCGTCCGACTTGGCGAACTTGTCCTGCACGACCAGCCGATGGACGTGCTCGCTCACTGCACTTCGGACGACCCCGACGGTCTTGTCATCGTCGAGTTGATCGTGAGCGACCGGTCCGGCGGGGTCGATGCGTCGCTCGCGATCGATGAGCTGCGGACACTCATGATGAGCGTCCAGAGTGCCCGCGACGACATCGGCCTTTTCCAGGCAGTCGCGAGGCAGGTTCAGCGGGTGACCGGCTTCGACCGAGCGATGATCTATCGCTTTGACGAAGAGCTCAACGGATCGATCATCGCCGAGGCAATTTCACCAGGTAAAGAGGAGGAACTTGGCAGCTTCCTCGGCCTCAACTATCCGGCGACCGACATTCCGCGTCAGGCACATCGGCTCTACCTGCAGAACTGGATCCGACTCATCCCGGACATGGGTTACGCCCCCGTGCCACTGATCGGCCATGAGGTTGAGGGACGGTCGAAGCTGGACTTGTCCAACGCGTTGCTGCGAAGCGTGTCGCCAATCCACATCGAGTACCTGCAGAACATGGGCGTCTCAGCGACGCTCACGATCAGCCTTCCGGATCAGCGCCACGCCGAAAGTGGGCCCGAGCGACTGTGGGGTTTGGTGGCGTGCCATCACTACGGCGGACCGAGGCTGATGGACGCTGCGCGGCTCAGCGTGTGCGAACTCATCGGCCGACAGGTCAGCTCGACGATCGCGATGCGGCGGATTCGGCAGCAGAGCGATTTGCTTGCGAAGCGTCGCGGGATTCAGCAGGCGGTCATCAGCGTGACGAATGCGGCGTTGGAAAAGAGCGTGAAGTTGACAGAGGCTTTGCTCCGGGACGACGCGTCGATCCTCCGCCTCGTCGATGCCGCCGGTGCCGCGGCTGTGGGCAGCAGCGGCATCGTGTCGACGGGGAGTGTCCCTTCGGACAAAGCCCTGCGTGCGATTGCCGTCCACGCTCGATCGAAGGTCGCGGCTGCGGTGGGCGACGATGCGATCTTCGTCACCGATCGCCTCACGCTCGAAGAGCCAAGCCTCGCCGATGAAGAGGAGGTGCGGCAGCTCGCAAGCGGCGTCCTCGCGATGCCGCTCTCGACGGATGGCACGTTGCTGGTCTGGGTTCGGCCAGAGCAGGTTCACACGGTCAATTGGGGCGGCGACCCAAACAACAAGGCGACCCGCGATATCGAAGGCAGGCTTTCTCCACGGAAGAGCTTCGACCGCTGGCAGGAAGAGGTCCGCGGCCGAAGTGAGCCTTGGTCGCCCGAGGACGTTGCGAGCGTTCGCGAGCTGCGCCGCGCCCTGGTCGACATCGTCGTTCGCCACTTTGAGGACCTGACATCGCTCAACGAGCAGCTGGAAGTCAGCAACTCCGAACTGACACGCTTTGCCTACGCGGCGGGGCACGATTTGCGCGAGCCGATCCGCGGTATCAACTCGCTGGCGAGCTTCACGCTCGAAGACTTCGGCGAGCAACTCGACTCCGAGGTCCTTGATCGACTCAAGACAATCCAGAAGCTGACGGTCCGAACCGACGGCCTGATGTCGAGCCTGCTCCGCTACGCGAAGCTCGGGCAGAGCCGATTGCGGCGTGCATCGTTCTCTTACCGAGAGGTCGTGAGTGAGGTTGTGGAGACGCTCGACGTCCGCATTCGCGAGACCAACGCGACAGTCCAGGTTGCGGACGTGCTGCCGAACATCCGGGCCGACCGAGAGCGCGTGTACGAAGTCGTGCAGAACTTGGTGGTCAACGCGATGAAGTACGTGTCCGACGTGGACCCCATCATCGAGATCGGTCGAGTCAAACGCGCGGCAGCGATCGCCGCTGCGGATACCGACTCGGCTCGTGCCGAGGCGAATGCGGTTGGAGGCCGCCATGTGTTTTTTGTTCGGGACAACGGCATTGGCATTCCGGTCGCTCAGCGGGAAGACGTCTTTCGCATCTTCCGACGCCTCCACTCGCGCGACGCGTTCGGGGGTGGCTCTGGTGCAGGGCTGACGATCTCGAAGCAGGCGGTCGAGCGGCATGGAGGTCGGATGTGGATCACCGGCCGACCCGACGGCGAGCAGGGCACGACCGTCTGGTTCACGCTCGAGGGCTAG
- a CDS encoding biliverdin-producing heme oxygenase, with protein MPDSLLDQLRQATRPIHDRLHDLDPTFNREAYARFLAAMAAGHGRLAARGQATSGELLERLEADLDQLPKVPREDLPAADSDAGRLGELYVMTGSRMGSAAMLSDLRKRHADWPMQYLAAAKPTEAWPELKETLAQSPANDAETAAAVWLFEQVERRMRA; from the coding sequence GTGCCGGACTCGCTCCTCGACCAGCTTCGCCAGGCGACGCGGCCGATCCACGATCGACTGCACGACCTCGACCCGACCTTCAATCGCGAGGCCTACGCACGGTTTCTGGCAGCAATGGCCGCAGGACACGGGCGGCTGGCAGCTCGAGGGCAAGCGACGTCAGGCGAGTTGCTGGAGCGACTCGAAGCCGATCTCGATCAGCTTCCCAAAGTGCCACGCGAGGACCTTCCTGCCGCCGACTCGGATGCGGGCCGCCTGGGTGAGTTGTACGTGATGACCGGCAGCCGGATGGGCTCGGCGGCGATGTTGAGCGACCTCCGCAAACGTCACGCCGACTGGCCGATGCAGTACCTCGCCGCCGCCAAGCCGACCGAGGCTTGGCCCGAGCTGAAGGAGACACTGGCTCAATCACCCGCCAACGATGCCGAGACCGCGGCTGCTGTCTGGTTGTTCGAGCAGGTCGAGCGACGCATGCGGGCGTGA